DNA from Desulfovibrio sp.:
AGCAAACGCCTGCTCTGCGACCCCCTGAATATCGACTGGACCTTCTACTGCAAAAAGTGCGACGGCATGGCCAGCATGCGCACCTGCCCGCACGGCAAAGACGATCGCGTCATCCTGTCCGGCACCAAGCTGCGCAAGATGCTCTCCGAAGGCGCGGAAGTGCCGGATCACTTCGGTCGCGAAGAAGTGCTCACCATCCTGCGCGAGTACTATTCCAGCCTTACCGAAAAAGTCGAAGTCAAGATGCAGCGTGCCGCCTCTGGTTCCACCATGTAAGGACGCCGCAGTCACAACGCGAAAGGACGCCCGCAAGGGCGTCCTTTTGTTTTGCCGCAGCGCTGCTGGCAGGCAACGCGCCATGCCCTCTTTACGCCGTGCATCTCTCTGCGCTATGCCGCCTGCACTGCTGTAATGCCCCCCATGAATCAAGCGGCCTTTAGGGGAGTATCCTTCCGGTTTTTGCCAGCCCGCTGTGCCTCCCGCTGTGCCGCCCGCTGTCCCGCCCGCTGTCCCGCCCGCTGTCCCGGCCGTGGTTCCTCCCGTTGTCCCTCCCGCTGTCCCTCCCGCTGTCCCTCCCGTGGTTCCGCCCGCTGTCCCGCCCGTTGCCCTTGGCCGCATACCCTGGGCTGCGATCTATTCGCCTCTGCGCTAACAAACTGCCATTTTTGCCGAAAAATTCCGACGCCCCCACCCCGGCGGCCATCTGCCCCAGTATTGCAAGGTATTGCCTCCCGGAGCAGCCCGTGCTTTACCTGAGGCAAAAAAAAGCCTATAGGTAAATGATACATTTCGGGCATAGAAGTCTTTGCTGGCTGCCATGAACGGGCGGCCCGAATGTTCCGGCGGGCGGGCCACCACTGGCCTGCGCTTTGTGCGTGCCCAGGCGGTTCCCGCTCAAACCCATCTACAGGTGGTCCATGAACCGATCCCACGAAATCGTTACCGGCGCCTTGTGCCTTGCCCTGCTGGGCGCGGCATTCTGCGCATGGAGCGCCCTTGGCAACGAGGTCAATCTGTGCGTAACGGCTGGCTGCTCACTATATCAAGATACGACCCTGGCTGGCATTTCACTGTGGTGGCTTGGCGCAGGCGCTTTCGCTGTTCTGAGTTTTCTGGCCCTGCTGGGCCTTGCGCACTGGGGCCGTATTCTTGCTGCCCTGACGCTCGCGGGTGATGTGGCGCTGCTGCTGGTCATGGCCCTCACCGCCCCTTGTGTAAGCTGTCTTATCGTGGCCATTTTCTTTGCCCTTACCTATGCGAGTTTTCGCCAGGCGGCGGCCGCGCGCGGCCGCTCCGGCAAGTTGGGCCGCTCGGCGCTTGTGCTTGTCTGGGGCCTGCTTTTTATCGTCAATCTTGGCGCTGTGGCCAAATCACAGGCCAATGTCTGGGCCATTACCGACAATGCGCAGGACGCCACGGTGCACATGTATTTTTCGCCCTCCTGCTCAAGTTGCCGCGAAGGCATTGCCCGCCTTTCCGGCCATGTGGACGTGGCCTTCTACCCCCTGGCGGAAAATGACACGGACGTCTACCGCGTGGCCCACATGCTGCGCAGGCTGAACCAGGGTGACAGCATGGCCGAAGCCCTGGCCCACGCGCAAAATGTGACCGCCCCCGGCGGCCTCGCCAACTGGAGCCTGGATATGCTCTGGCTGCGTTTCCACATGCTGCGCAACAAGTCCCATGTTTTTCTGGCGGGCTCCCATGCCGTGCCTTTCTTTGAATATCGCGGTCTGCCCTCCATGCTGGTCAAGCAGGGGCAAAACACCGGGCAGCGTGTCCCGGCGGGTTCCTCCGCCAGCATGGGCGCGCCTGCCGGAGGCATGACGGGCGGCGGCGCTGGCGCGGCCGCGACGCAGAGACCGCAGGGCGGCGCAAGCGACGTGCTGCCGCTGGACCCGCAAATAGCGGGACAGTGTGGCGGCCCTGTCCCCTGCCCAGAGTAGACCGGGCAGTCAGCCCCAGGCGGCATCGGAGCAGAGTCACGTTGCAGTTGTTGTAACAATAATATCGACATGGCCACCACTGGCGCAAAGGCGCCGGGCGCAGTTGGGGATGGGCAGCCATCCCATGCACGGATGCGGCTAAAGCCCACTTTGTGCAAAAAATAACGTAAGTAGTGCAGGCAAGCGGTAAAGGGGCTTGACGCCCTTTACTCTTCCACTTTATATGAAACAGCCTTACCCGTTAAGGCATGAGGGCGGCATGAAAGCAATGGCTTTGTTCAGAGAGCACAAAAGTGAAATCGTTCGCCTTTGGGCTGAAGAGGTTTTTAACACCTACCCATTTGAAACAACTGGTTTTTTGCGTACCCGCGAAGACCCGTTCAGCAATCCTGTCGCCAACATGACCAAGGAAGCGGCCGACGCGCTGTACGACGCCATGTCCGGCGAACACGTTGATCCTGCCCAGACCAAGCATGCTCTGGAGCGGTTCATCAAGCTGCGCGCCGTGCAGAAATTTGCTCCAAGCCAGGGACTGGGCGTTTT
Protein-coding regions in this window:
- a CDS encoding RsbRD N-terminal domain-containing protein, which gives rise to MKAMALFREHKSEIVRLWAEEVFNTYPFETTGFLRTREDPFSNPVANMTKEAADALYDAMSGEHVDPAQTKHALERFIKLRAVQKFAPSQGLGVFFLMKPILREHLLPKFMALGDVAPYMEAESRLDSLTLLAFDMYTEAREVLANLRITEIRNQHAQLARWAQQLEGGSPHPVDER